The genomic stretch CGTGGACTACCAGGTGCCGTTCTGGCTGGCGTTCGTGCTGGCCGGGGTGCTGTGCATGGTGCTGGGCTATGTGGTCGGCGTGGTGTCGCTGCGCCTGAAGGGCCATTACTTCTCGATCTTCACCATGTGCGTGGGCTACATCATCTACCTGCTGATCGAGAAGTGGGAAAGCCTGACCCACGGCACGGTGGGGCTGATCGGCATCCCGGTGCCGGCGGCGATCGGGCCGCTCAGCTTCGACAGCGTGCAGGCGCAGTACTACCTGGTGCTGGCGTTCCTGGCGGTCGGCGTATTCCTGATGCACCGCATCGTCACGTCGCTGCTGGGGCGCAGCTTCATGGCCGTGCGCAACAGCGACGCGCTGGCCGAGGCGCTGGGCATCAACCTGATGCGCACCAAGGTGCTGTCGTTCGTGCTGTCGGTGGGCTACGCCGGCCTTGCGGGCGCGCTGTACGCGGGACAGGTGCGCTTCCTGGGCCCGGACATCGCCCGCACCGACCTGACCTTCGACATGGTGATGTCGATGCTGGTGGGCGGCATTGGCACGCTGTTCGGGCCGCTGCTGGGCGCGGTGCTGGTGCCGTGGATCACGCAGTCGCTGCAGTTCATGCAGGACTACCGCATGCTGGTGTTCGGGCCGGTGCTGGTGCTGCTGATCATCTTCGTGCCCGACGGCATCGTCGGCTCTTACCTGAAGAGGCAGGCGCGCAAGGCCGCCGCCGAGCGCCGCGGCAAGCTCTCACAGCCCGCTGCCGCGAGCAATGCCGCGACCAACGCCGCCTCTGTACCGACCACCCGCGCCGGAGCCGACCATGCTTGAGATCCGCAACCTGACCAAGAAATTCGGCGGCCTGACCGCGGTGCACGATGTCTCGGTCACCTTCGAACAGGGCCATATCAACGCCATCATCGGCCCCAACGGCGCCGGCAAGACCACCTTCTTCAACCTGGTCGCCGGCACCCATGCGCCCTCCTCCGGACAGATCCTGTTCAAGGGCCAGGACATCGCCGGCCTGCGCGCCGACCAGATCGCGCGGCTGGGCGTGGCCCGCACCTTCCAGGCTACCGCGCTGTTCGACCGCGCCACCGTGCTCGACAACCTGATCGTCGGCCACCGGCTGCGCACCCGTTCCGGCCTGGGCGACGTGCTGTTCAACACCCGCCGCCTGCGCGAGGAAGAGCGGCTGTGCCGCGACAAGGCCGAGGCCGCGCTGGACTTCGTCGGCCTGTCGCACCTGGCGCACGAGGTCGCCGCCGACATCACGCAGGAGGCGCGCAAGCGCGTGGCGTTCGCGCTGGCGCTGGCGACCGACCCGGAACTGCTGCTGCTCGACGAGCCTGCTGGCGGCGTCAACCCGGAAGAGACCGTCGGCCTGGCTGAACTGATCCGCAAAATGGTGCGCCATGGCAAGACGGTCTGCCTGATCGAACACAAGATGGACATGATCATGCGGCTGGCCGACAAGATCATGGTGCTGAACTACGGCGAGAAGATCGCCGAAGGCACGCCCGCGCAGATCCAGCAGGATCCGCATGTCATCGAGGCCTACCTGGGAGCCGACCATGTTGCAGCTTGAACGCGTCTCGCTGTCGTACGGCAGCTTCCGCGCCCTCGACAACATCACCCTGCACGCCGGCGCCGGCGAGCTGGTGGTGCTGCTCGGCGCCAACGGCGCCGGCAAGAGCTCGATCTTCCTGGCGATGAGCGCGATCCACCGCATCAGCGGCGGCAGCATGCGCTTCGACGGGCGCGAGCTGTCCGGCATGAAGCCGTCGCAGATCGTGCAGGCGGGGCTGGTGCATTGCCCCGAGGGCCGCAAGCTGTTCCCGGCGATGAGCGTGGAGAAGAACCTGGTGCTGGGCGCCTACGTGCACCGGCGCGACGGCGCTGGCATCCGCAAGACGCTGGACGAAGTCTATGAACTGTTCCCGATCCTGCGGCAGAAGAAGGACGATGCGGCCGGCTCGCTGTCCGGCGGGCAGCAGCAGATGGTGGCGCTGGGACGCGCGCTGATGAGCCGCCCGCGCGCGCTGCTGCTCGACGAACCGTCGCTGGGGCTGGCGCCGCTGGTGGTCAAGCAGATGTTCGAGATCATCCAGCGCATCAACCGCGCGGGCACCACGGTGCTGCTGGCGGAGCAGAACGCCTATGCGGCGCTGGGCATCGCGCATCGCGCCTATGTGATCGAAAGCGGCAGGATCGTGATGGAGGGGGATCGCGATGCGCTGTTGAAGGATGAAGGGATACGCAAGGCGTATATCGGAGGATAGAAGCAACGGCCTTACCCGTTGCGATTGCGTACTCCCTCTCCCGCTTGCGGGAGAGGGTTGGGGAGAGGGCCGGCGTCGCAACGAAGTGAACCCGTTGGCATAACGACGTCCTGCCCTCTCCCCCGCCCCTCTCCCGCAAGCGGGAGAGGGGAGAAAACAAGCGGTCGATCACGGACCGCGGAACAAACAAAGCGCAGTACTTTCAGGAGACAACACCATGCAAAACAACCTCATGCGCCGCATCTTCCCGCTGGCCGCCACCGCCGTGGCCGCGATGCTGGCCTCGGGCGCCGCGCTGGCGCAGGAAGTGGTCAAGATCGGCTACACCGGCCCGCTTTCCGGCGGCGCCGCGCTGTATGGCAAGAACGTGCTGTCGGGCGTGCAGATGGCCGTCGACGAGATCAATGCCGCGGGCCTGGAAGTCAAGGGCAAGAAGGTCAAGCTGGAGGTGGTGGCGCTGGACGACAAGTACTCGCCCGCCGAGGCCGCCATCAACGGGCGCCGCCTGGTGCAGCAGCACAAGACCCCGGCGGTGTTCGTGCCGCATTCGGGCGGCATCTTCGCGCTGCAGGCCTTCAACGAACAGGAGAAATTCCTGGTGATGGCCTACTCCAGCGTGCCGCGCATCACCGACGCCGGCAACAAGCTGACCATCCGCATCCCGCCGGCCTATACCGGCTATATCGAGCCGTTTATCAAGGCGCAGATGAAGCGCTACGGCAAGAACGTGGCGCTGGCCCCGGCCGACCACGACTACGCCAAGGCCTGGGTGCAGGCCTTCCTGCCCGCGTGGGAGGCCGCCGGCGGCAAGGTGGTGGCGAACAACCCGATGTCGTACACCAAGGCCACCGACTTCTACAGCGGCGTGTCGCGCGCCATCAGCGAAAAGCCGGACGTGATGTTCGTCGGCGGCCCGTCGGAGCCGACCGCGCTGGTGGTCAAGCAGGCGCGCGAGCTGGGCTTCAAGGGCGGCTTTATCGTGATGGACCAGGCCAAGATGGACGAGATGGCCCGCGTCACCAACGGCCTGGGCATGCTGGAGGGCTCGATCGGCGTGCTGCCGCTGGTCAACGACAGCCGTCCCGCTGCGCAGGCCTTCAACGCCCGCTACAAGAAGCTGCATGACGGGCGCGATGCCACCACCGAGATGTCGCTGAACTACACCATGGTGTATGCGCTGGCCGGGGCGATGAAGCTGGCCGGCACCACCAGCGACGCGGCGGCGATCCGCGCGAAGATGCCGGATGCGGTCAAGGGCCTGGCCAAGGAGGTCAATCCCAACGAAGTCGACGGCATCGACGCCAAGGGCGGCTCGATGGCCGACACCGTGGTCGGCTGGGTGCAGAACGGCAAGATCTCGCAGGTCCGCTTGTCCGAGCTGGCGAAGTAAGGCGAGACCCGCTGCCGGTACCGCACCGGGCCAGCACAAACCCCGGCATGCCGCGAGGCATGCCGGGGTTTTTTATTGCGGCGGCCGGGCGCGGCTAGCGGCGATCGCCGTCGCGGCCCTGGCGCGCCTCCATCTGGCCACGCTCCTGCTGCGCGCGTTGCTGCTGATGCATTTGCCGCTGCTGGTCCATTTGCTGGCGCTGGCGCTCCTGCATCTGCCGTTGCTGCTGTTCGGCCTGGCGCTGCATGGCCTGCTGGCGCTGCTGCTCATGCATCGCCCGCTGCTGTTCCTGCATCGCGCGTTGCTGCTCTTGCATATGGCGCTGCTGCTGTTCGGCCTGGCGCTGCTGCTGTTCGGCTTGCCGCTGCATCGCTTGCTGGCGTTGCTGCTCCTGCATGGCCCGTTGCTGCTCATGCATCTGCCGCTGCTGCTCGGCTTGCCGCTGCATGGCCTGCTGCCGTTGCTGCTCCTGCACCGCGCGCTGCTGGTCCTGCATCTGCCGTTGCTGGTCCGCTTGCCGCTGCATGGCCTGCTGCCGTTGCTGCTCCTGCACCGCGCGCTGCTGCTCCTGCATCTGCCGCTGCTGGTCCGCCTGCCGCTGCATGGATTGCTGGCGCACCTGCTCCTGTGCCGCGCGCTGCTGCTCCTGCATCTGCCGCGGCTGCTGTTCGGCCTGGCGCTGCTGCGCTTCCTGCATCTGGCGCTGCTGTTCGAAGCGCTGGCGCTGCATCTCCTGCGATTGCCGCGCCGGATCCGGGCGTTCCTGCCCGTCGGCCCACTGGCGCGGCGGCATGCGCTGCTGGCGCTGCTCTTCCAGCTGCCGTTGCTGCTCGCGCAGCGCGCGCTGCTGCTCGACCTGCTGGCGCTGCTGTTCGCGCTGCATCGCCTGTTGCTGCCGCTGGGCGTCGCCCGGCACGCCAGGCTGCCCGGCAAAGCCGCGCGCCTCGTCGGGCCGGGTGCTCTGGCCGCGGCCAGGGCCGCGCCACGGCTCGCCGCGGGCCTGCGCATCGTTGCGATCCGCGCGGCCGTCGCCGTCGGCATCGATACGTCCGGGGCGCGGCTGGACCGGGGCGTGATCGCGCGCTGCGATCGCCGCCTGGCTCATGCGCACGTCCGGCACCGGCCGGGCGTCGCGGCCGGGCCGGCGCTCGTTGCCGCCGCGCCAGGCCGGGCCGGCACCGGGCACGACCCCGCCCTCGCGCGCCAAGCGCCGCGCCAGCTCTTCCGTGGCCGGGCGGCCCGGCGCGCGCGCGGCGATGGCCTGGCGTTCAAAGCCATGGCGCGCCTGCGGCGGCAGCGGCCGCAGCGGCGCCGCAC from Cupriavidus nantongensis encodes the following:
- a CDS encoding ABC transporter substrate-binding protein, whose translation is MQNNLMRRIFPLAATAVAAMLASGAALAQEVVKIGYTGPLSGGAALYGKNVLSGVQMAVDEINAAGLEVKGKKVKLEVVALDDKYSPAEAAINGRRLVQQHKTPAVFVPHSGGIFALQAFNEQEKFLVMAYSSVPRITDAGNKLTIRIPPAYTGYIEPFIKAQMKRYGKNVALAPADHDYAKAWVQAFLPAWEAAGGKVVANNPMSYTKATDFYSGVSRAISEKPDVMFVGGPSEPTALVVKQARELGFKGGFIVMDQAKMDEMARVTNGLGMLEGSIGVLPLVNDSRPAAQAFNARYKKLHDGRDATTEMSLNYTMVYALAGAMKLAGTTSDAAAIRAKMPDAVKGLAKEVNPNEVDGIDAKGGSMADTVVGWVQNGKISQVRLSELAK
- a CDS encoding ABC transporter ATP-binding protein; this translates as MLQLERVSLSYGSFRALDNITLHAGAGELVVLLGANGAGKSSIFLAMSAIHRISGGSMRFDGRELSGMKPSQIVQAGLVHCPEGRKLFPAMSVEKNLVLGAYVHRRDGAGIRKTLDEVYELFPILRQKKDDAAGSLSGGQQQMVALGRALMSRPRALLLDEPSLGLAPLVVKQMFEIIQRINRAGTTVLLAEQNAYAALGIAHRAYVIESGRIVMEGDRDALLKDEGIRKAYIGG
- a CDS encoding ABC transporter ATP-binding protein encodes the protein MLEIRNLTKKFGGLTAVHDVSVTFEQGHINAIIGPNGAGKTTFFNLVAGTHAPSSGQILFKGQDIAGLRADQIARLGVARTFQATALFDRATVLDNLIVGHRLRTRSGLGDVLFNTRRLREEERLCRDKAEAALDFVGLSHLAHEVAADITQEARKRVAFALALATDPELLLLDEPAGGVNPEETVGLAELIRKMVRHGKTVCLIEHKMDMIMRLADKIMVLNYGEKIAEGTPAQIQQDPHVIEAYLGADHVAA
- a CDS encoding branched-chain amino acid ABC transporter permease, which encodes MKALQGKTGWMLLLALAIAFPLVTPNSYYLTVMTLAFIYAIATLGLNLITGYTGQLNLAHGGFMAIGAYTLGILTVDYQVPFWLAFVLAGVLCMVLGYVVGVVSLRLKGHYFSIFTMCVGYIIYLLIEKWESLTHGTVGLIGIPVPAAIGPLSFDSVQAQYYLVLAFLAVGVFLMHRIVTSLLGRSFMAVRNSDALAEALGINLMRTKVLSFVLSVGYAGLAGALYAGQVRFLGPDIARTDLTFDMVMSMLVGGIGTLFGPLLGAVLVPWITQSLQFMQDYRMLVFGPVLVLLIIFVPDGIVGSYLKRQARKAAAERRGKLSQPAAASNAATNAASVPTTRAGADHA